From the Primulina tabacum isolate GXHZ01 chromosome 3, ASM2559414v2, whole genome shotgun sequence genome, one window contains:
- the LOC142540330 gene encoding putative RING-H2 finger protein ATL21A, with amino-acid sequence MDTTKALLFFLFNFLFVEYSFAQLCSDSSCRKGEPMIRFPFQLQNLQHKSCGYPGFNLSCDASNQTVLELPNSGQFTVQGIDYQMQHIWLNDPDSCLPKRLLTLNLSGSPFSGYFYQNFAFFNCAFDYTKYKLNPIGCLSGQSYTVFASSSVRAISFLESRCNLISSVAVPVQWTFAEPVATSDLSEDILLSWGTPQCGRCESRGARCGLKSNSSTDTVCSHVSRRGLPRGARYAIIAGAGVPALLFLVGFLCCLCSKVKRFTRRHLPIVDPASSAAVAPQILITTGGLDSSIIQSYPKTILGESRRLPNPNDSICSICLSEYKPKETLRSIPECQHSFHAECVDQWLRLKASCPVCRNSPDSKCTSIDIQDS; translated from the exons ATGGACACCACCAAAGCCCTCCTCTTCTTTCTCTTCAACTTCCTATTCGTCGAATATTCATTTGCTCAACTCTGTTCTGATTCCTCCTGCCGTAAGGGAGAACCCATGATCCGGTTCCCGTTCCAGCTCCAAAACCTTCAACACAAATCATGCGGCTACCCTGGCTTCAATCTTTCATGTGACGCATCAAATCAAACAGTTCTCGAGCTCCCAAACTCGGGCCAATTCACAGTCCAAGGTATAGACTACCAAATGCAACACATATGGCTCAACGATCCCGACAGCTGCCTCCCCAAACGCCTCCTTACATTAAACCTTTCCGGGTCGCCGTTTTCTGGCTATTTCTATCAGAATTTCGCCTTCTTCAATTGCGCGTTCGATTACACAAAGTATAAGCTCAACCCTATTGGATGCTTGAGCGGTCAGAGTTACACGGTTTTCGCCTCGTCTTCTGTGAGAGCTATTTCATTCTTGGAATCTAGGTGCAACCTGATATCTTCGGTGGCTGTACCGGTTCAGTGGACGTTTGCTGAACCAGTGGCGACATCGGATCTTAGTGAAGATATCTTGCTCAGTTGGGGCACCCCGCAGTGCGGGCGTTGCGAGTCCAGAGGTGCACGGTGTGGGCTTAAGAGCAACTCCAGTACAGATACTGTATGCAGTCATGTTTCTCGCCGCG GACTTCCAAGAGGTGCGCGTTACGCAATAATTGCTGGGGCCGGGGTGCCTGCACTCCTTTTCCTAGTGGGATTTCTGTGCTGTCTTTGCAGCAAGGTGAAGCGCTTCACCAGGCGGCACCTGCCGATTGTAGACCCTGCCAGCTCTGCTGCTGTAGCGCCACAAATTCTAATCACCACGGGTGGGCTCGACAGTTCGATCATTCAATCGTATCCTAAAACGATTCTAGGGGAGAGCCGACGTTTGCCTAACCCCAACGACAGCATTTGCTCAATTTGCTTATCCGAGTACAAGCCTAAGGAGACCCTGCGAAGTATACCAGAGTGTCAGCATTCCTTTCATGCCGAATGTGTAGACCAATGGCTGAGGTTAAAAGCTTCGTGCCCCGTTTGCAGGAATTCTCCCGATTCCAAATGCACGTCCATAGACATTCAAGATTCTTGA
- the LOC142538418 gene encoding uncharacterized protein LOC142538418 — protein sequence MEEFFKCNVDTGFGTDKRSFAVGMVIRDSNGSFIICRTSLHHGAALVKEAEAIAILEALSWIKDMGYDKVIVETDSKISADAIHSDARDLTEFGLTITPCRAIIRNQTSFKVDHVRRQANRAAHTLVKTALQQACFGISVVMPISISTIIMNDCNSQIED from the coding sequence ATGGAAGAATTCTTCAAATGTAATGTCGATACGGGTTTTGGCACCGATAAAAGATCATTTGCGGTTGGAATGGTAATCAGGGACTCAAATGGCTCATTCATAATTTGTAGAACCAGTCTTCACCATGGAGCAGCACTTGTAAAAGAAGCAGAAGCAATTGCTATCCTCGAAGCTCTAAGTTGGATAAAAGACATGGGCTACGACAAGGTAATAGTGGAAACAGACTCAAAGATATCAGCAGATGCAATCCACTCTGACGCACGAGACCTTACTGAATTTGGCCTTACTATCACACCCTGTCGGGCCATCATCAGGAATCAAACTTCATTCAAAGTCGATCATGTTAGGAGACAAGCTAACAGAGCCGCTCATACTTTGGTTAAAACGGCTCTCCAACAAGCTTGTTTTGGTATTTCTGTAGTAATGCCTATCTCTATTAGCACAATCATTATGAACGATTGTAACTCTCAAATTGAAGATTAA